The Methylomagnum ishizawai genome has a window encoding:
- a CDS encoding filamentous haemagglutinin family protein, with protein sequence MTGRTRRDRRAGRWHLRRAVRGLLLCGGIGAARAELPVPAAAWATAGQATREVVGNTMTIHQQTDKAILNWQSFDIGLNNAVHFKQPGPAAVALNRIGPGDLPSRILGTLDANGQVYLVNPNGFVFGPGSQVNVNSLVASTLNISDAAFNSGLTKVINQSQGSEPVAALTGTGQVYRQDAQGRPLLDAHGQPLKITIETQPGSRIASNAAGGRILLVAPAIVNQGTVSAPDGQVVLAAATDKVYLQEAGSDSKLRGILVEVKTGGDIQNLGKLVAARGNVTALGYLIHQQGRVSASTSVSLNGTVRLLAREGAAIERDSNGTLHLVPQTTRRASDLGDGLGLQATVELDAGSTTRVDLDASKGKAVDEQAQTPSRVEIAGGKIVMAAGSALVAHGGQVDFTASAHPAHPLLATTADNPSRIVLEPGSRIDVSGSRKTVLPMSRNVVSVELRDNELRDSPLQKDGILHGQTVQVDIRKGTPLADISGAIARIRRSVQERNANGGTVNLDSEGDVLFGQGAVVDVSGGAVRYLDGWLKTTQLVSGDQVYDISQADPNRHYDALLGRFSLLHPRWNITQTWDLPGPVGQGRFEQGYTEGRSAGTLDIQARDLSLDGTVKADTVADRYQREMSERPAGGTLSIDLAWSGQRQQAVEFRNLGAPLKLSASAPVPGFGADGTPPTLVLGNELFRGGVQKLKLSSGGRIAIAPGTDLELPAAGSLDLDGGAVSVEGNISAPSGSIALATQQIAGAAETLSGDLQLGAAARLDTSGLWVNDQPGNRQTLDPVALPIAGGSIALHAVGGLDLAEGSRISADGGAWLAKNGKVTAGAGGSIALGVAGNTPTALTLGASLSAHGLSEGGSLAITANAIRVGADPAPAEAAATLLNLAPDTLAHGGFGHIALTANGGDLSIAPGTALDLRLETWELDRAYPAQATGTPLAGFSHAVLQSEAFRAPVDLTLTLDHDAKVGAYDPQHSLSLGTGASIATDPGGKIALVSDTGIRIDGTLSAPAGTIQLTINPIGATLDRGYDPDQAIRLGPDARLLAQGAVVAQPNNAGLALGQVEAGGTVALTANRGYVLMDRDAVIDVSGTAAPLDIPKDNQGGYARRWIGSDGGDIALTAAEGIVADGEFSAQAGAAPGASGGSLGLTLDARSRGFATDNLPADALPIPTGERTLHLADTATARLAAGAALDGGIPASLDGQAYLGTDQVERGGFASLALKVAVAAPGTPGFHAEFPKQGRLQFEGDVSLKLAKSLTLDSPILAWNRGQPGDTGTVDLSAHSATLGSSLNRTGAYGTRSGDGRLNLEADWIDLTGSTELQGFQQAGLHSRNDIRLIGLNPNAEGDLLGQFAAAGEIDLAARQIYPSTLSQFTLQIDPEQNPDGLIRILPGDAQAKAPLSAGGQLSLAAARIDSQGVLRAPLGQIKLSAGQSLDLAAGSLTSVSAQGLVIPFGRTQGGLDWIFPLGADDRVISSPPAKSIQLKGQAVRVARGAKLDLSGGGDLQAFEFIQGPGGSTDQLDPNDPGYTDGSFTYQEKYAILPQLGSAYAPYDPIEFQASGLKLGDSIYLGAGSGLPAGRYVLLPAHYALLPGAFLVTPQTGTTDLPMGSHYTRLDGSTVVAGYRYTADTGFRDARTSGYTVEPGRIARTRSEYEVHRANAFYPQRAQDRDQTTPRLPLDAGGLSVTADQSLQLAGTLSANAVGGGRGGRVDIAASRLSIVPTEASADSVDDGSVALAADDLNRLNVESLLLGGNRSGGDDGATRLKLTAQSVTVAPGTSLQGQEIILAAQDRVEIGAGATLQAQGKAVAGDGVWQIGAADGTYTGSALVRLSTGPQIDLKTDPLADAAHTGSLAVDAGAVLSATGSMGLYGTVDNQLQGSLKMDGGSLALGAERISLGSAPAATPGLILGDALLNSLKVDELRLTTSGSLDVYGDATVNAQSLVVESAGLRGWGAAGQTARITADQVSFTNPDGAAATDPGTGLGDLAVTAQHIQIGSGDQAWNGFRTVSLAASDAFLAAGDAAWRVDSDLSMAIGKFAALAGAHLALDAGTHRVTLNPLAGGKPASVAEGLGARLDIQAGSISVATPIVLPAGSLNLAASGDIALNSGALLDAGGRAVTLGGKTLYAPGGSVALSSTAGNIDLAAGARITVAADAGGGDAGSLKFSAGQGRVNLNGGLSAQAGQAGAGGSFSLDALNLGLAHFSALNIQLQAAGFNESLSLRLRQGDIAIAQGDTVRAHSLNLTADNGTITLSGSLDARGDQGGAVALNAGQTVLLTRTARIEASATASDGDGGTVVLDALGDGSRASGVQIEAGANIDVAAGGSGQGGTVRVRAGRVGADDAAVAIAPGTVGGAATLEVEAVRVYRDIPLTNANIAAWYADTSAYMDAAANNPDLQTRLGGFQLTPGLDIQASGDLNLDLGGSLAGHTWTATGTANVWTTRLDDIAGPVGGLTQIGSDGTARTLAAGASSLLSSDGSYYFDADPASPTFRQLFVRVFPSGGGNRYDPGQIKGDLVEANGWDFSFPDSQGNAWRFGPDQVPGYLTLRAAGGLTIGQNLSDGFVTYNAQSLANFFQIDGTAPNWLDTLMPQTGFSWSYRLAAGADLGSADPAATTGAAYDLVIGAGASVRTGTGDISATASGDIRLTDSRSTIYTAGRPTDAQRYGSFGFDLTRKAFYAEYPVDGGDLSLSAQGDIIGAATSQFMSDWLVRTGGWNPDDGIDAKDRPTAWGIAFDNLVVAGSADAETQNLKSGFRQNLGALGGGDITVQAGGTVRDLSAMLPTTAKPTGPVGDDGQITQNTQRVRGGGDLRVVAGGDIAGGVFYVEQGTAQLTAQGAVTGGSQYTAGPVFALGDARFEVRAAQGIAVGAALNPFTLTASAYTDKTAYFSTYSARSSLNLQSSAGTVALNNDASVIQQNYLLYDATTPNGRPVLSDIDAARMLTLYPGSLQAYALGGGLVVGHSFDLFPAAQGDLEWLADGDIHFDQGEQVFINQSDTDPALLLPVSAPQASLNEASKRLDIFNLANTDFLHAAVPVHQDDPDPVLIASEHGDIVSDHASLLVTAEPATISAGRDIVGLGLELQNLRANDISEIRAGRDIRFPILRDPVTGDLDSGLDGLPISAAGPGQLQVLAGRDLDLGTSAGITTLGNLTNPALPAGGASIAAWAGLGRAPDYQAFIQTYLQGRYAGPLTLYMRALLGDPNLDTTTALARFQALPAVRQRELILAVLFRELKAAGIAAARTTDPARRAAAYRRGGQAIATLLPGQDYQGDMKLFFSKIQTLDGGDIQLMAPGGLIDVGLATAFSGNKTAADLGIVAQRSGRIEALSEGDLQVNQSRVFTLGGGDITLWSEAGNIDAGRGAKAALSAPAPTYSFDAKGNLVVVFPAAVSGSGIRAQSGSTGTDIGADDTAASPLTGIFGDSARAARFGDVTLVAPRGVVNAGEAGIGGKNVAIAATAIIGVSNIQVTGNLTGAPPPPPSLAAVLTGANTLAAGANTAAQSALDENLAATRAQVQTPATGPTGPVQQSSLHAQVVGFGQCSLGDIRRGSDGCR encoded by the coding sequence TTGACGGGCCGGACCCGGCGGGACCGCCGCGCCGGACGTTGGCATTTACGCCGGGCCGTGCGGGGCTTGTTGCTGTGCGGCGGTATCGGCGCGGCCCGGGCCGAGTTGCCGGTGCCCGCCGCCGCCTGGGCCACGGCGGGGCAGGCCACCCGCGAGGTCGTGGGCAACACCATGACCATCCACCAACAGACCGACAAAGCCATCCTCAACTGGCAAAGCTTCGACATCGGCCTCAACAACGCCGTCCATTTCAAACAACCCGGCCCGGCCGCCGTCGCCCTCAACCGCATCGGCCCCGGCGACCTACCCAGCCGTATCCTCGGCACCTTGGACGCCAACGGCCAGGTTTATCTGGTCAATCCCAACGGCTTCGTGTTCGGCCCCGGCTCGCAGGTGAATGTGAATTCCCTGGTCGCCAGCACGCTGAATATCTCCGACGCGGCCTTCAACAGCGGGTTGACCAAGGTCATCAACCAATCCCAGGGCAGCGAGCCGGTGGCGGCCCTGACCGGCACCGGCCAGGTCTACCGCCAGGACGCCCAGGGCCGTCCCCTGCTCGACGCCCACGGCCAGCCCCTGAAAATCACCATCGAAACCCAGCCCGGTTCCCGCATCGCCAGCAACGCGGCGGGCGGGCGCATCCTGTTGGTGGCCCCCGCCATCGTCAACCAAGGCACGGTCAGCGCCCCCGACGGCCAGGTGGTGCTGGCCGCCGCCACCGACAAGGTGTATTTGCAGGAAGCCGGTTCCGATTCCAAGCTGCGCGGCATCCTGGTCGAGGTCAAGACCGGTGGCGACATCCAGAACCTCGGCAAGTTGGTGGCGGCCCGCGGCAATGTGACCGCACTGGGCTATCTGATCCATCAGCAAGGGCGGGTATCGGCCTCCACCTCGGTCAGCCTGAACGGCACGGTGCGGCTATTGGCGCGGGAAGGCGCGGCCATCGAGCGCGACAGCAACGGGACCCTCCACCTGGTGCCGCAAACCACCCGCCGCGCCAGCGACCTGGGCGATGGCCTGGGCCTCCAGGCCACGGTGGAGTTGGACGCGGGCAGCACCACCCGCGTCGATCTCGACGCTTCCAAAGGCAAGGCGGTGGACGAACAAGCCCAGACGCCCTCGCGGGTCGAAATCGCCGGCGGCAAGATCGTCATGGCGGCGGGTTCCGCCCTCGTGGCGCATGGGGGGCAGGTCGATTTCACCGCCAGCGCCCATCCCGCCCATCCCCTGCTCGCCACCACCGCCGACAATCCCAGCCGCATCGTATTGGAACCCGGCAGCCGGATCGATGTGTCCGGCTCGCGCAAGACCGTCCTGCCCATGTCGCGCAACGTGGTGTCGGTGGAACTGCGTGACAACGAACTACGCGATTCGCCCTTGCAGAAGGACGGCATCCTGCACGGCCAAACCGTACAGGTCGATATCCGCAAGGGCACGCCCTTGGCCGATATTTCCGGGGCCATCGCCCGCATCCGCCGCTCGGTGCAGGAGCGCAACGCCAACGGCGGTACGGTGAACCTGGATTCGGAGGGGGATGTGTTGTTCGGCCAGGGTGCGGTGGTCGATGTCTCGGGCGGCGCGGTGCGCTATCTCGACGGCTGGCTCAAGACCACGCAATTGGTCTCGGGCGACCAGGTCTACGATATCTCCCAAGCCGACCCCAACCGCCATTACGACGCCCTCCTGGGCCGGTTCAGCCTGCTGCATCCGCGCTGGAATATCACCCAGACCTGGGACTTGCCCGGTCCCGTCGGCCAGGGCCGTTTCGAACAGGGCTATACCGAAGGCCGATCCGCCGGAACCCTCGACATCCAAGCCCGCGACCTGTCCCTGGACGGCACGGTAAAAGCCGATACCGTGGCCGACCGCTATCAACGGGAAATGTCCGAACGGCCCGCGGGCGGCACCCTGTCCATCGATCTGGCTTGGTCGGGCCAGCGCCAGCAAGCGGTGGAATTCCGCAACCTGGGCGCACCGCTCAAGCTATCGGCCAGCGCTCCTGTCCCCGGCTTCGGTGCCGACGGTACGCCGCCCACCTTGGTGCTGGGCAACGAGCTATTCCGGGGCGGGGTGCAGAAATTGAAGCTTTCCAGCGGTGGCCGGATCGCCATCGCCCCAGGCACCGACCTCGAACTCCCCGCCGCCGGTAGCCTGGACCTCGATGGCGGGGCGGTGTCGGTCGAGGGCAATATCTCCGCGCCCTCGGGCAGCATCGCGCTCGCCACCCAGCAAATCGCCGGCGCTGCCGAAACCTTGTCGGGCGATCTCCAACTCGGCGCGGCCGCCCGTTTGGACACCAGCGGACTCTGGGTCAACGACCAACCCGGCAACCGCCAAACCCTCGATCCCGTGGCCCTGCCCATCGCGGGCGGGAGCATCGCCCTGCATGCCGTGGGCGGGCTGGATTTGGCGGAAGGCAGTCGGATCAGCGCCGACGGCGGGGCGTGGCTGGCGAAGAACGGCAAGGTCACGGCGGGCGCGGGCGGATCGATTGCGCTGGGCGTGGCGGGCAATACCCCGACCGCGCTCACGCTCGGGGCCAGCCTCAGCGCCCATGGCCTGTCCGAAGGCGGCAGTTTGGCGATCACCGCCAATGCCATCCGGGTGGGCGCGGACCCGGCCCCGGCGGAGGCCGCTGCCACCCTGTTGAACCTCGCGCCGGACACCCTGGCCCATGGCGGTTTCGGCCACATCGCCCTGACCGCCAATGGCGGCGATTTGTCCATCGCGCCCGGCACGGCCTTGGATTTGCGGCTGGAAACCTGGGAGTTGGACCGCGCTTATCCGGCCCAGGCCACCGGCACTCCGCTGGCCGGTTTCAGCCATGCCGTGTTGCAATCGGAAGCCTTCCGCGCCCCGGTCGATTTGACGCTGACCCTGGACCACGACGCCAAGGTCGGTGCCTACGATCCCCAGCACAGCCTGAGCCTGGGCACCGGCGCGTCCATCGCCACCGATCCCGGCGGCAAAATCGCCCTCGTCTCCGACACCGGCATCCGCATCGACGGCACACTCAGCGCCCCCGCCGGCACGATCCAACTCACGATCAATCCCATCGGTGCCACGCTGGACCGGGGCTACGACCCCGACCAAGCCATCCGCCTTGGTCCCGATGCCCGCTTGCTGGCCCAGGGCGCGGTCGTCGCCCAGCCCAACAACGCCGGGCTGGCGCTGGGCCAGGTCGAAGCCGGTGGCACGGTCGCGCTCACCGCCAACCGGGGCTATGTGCTGATGGACCGGGACGCCGTGATCGATGTCTCCGGCACCGCCGCGCCGCTCGATATCCCCAAGGACAACCAGGGCGGCTATGCCCGGCGGTGGATCGGCTCGGATGGCGGCGACATCGCCCTGACCGCGGCGGAAGGCATTGTGGCCGATGGTGAATTCAGCGCCCAGGCCGGGGCCGCGCCCGGTGCCAGTGGCGGCAGCCTCGGCCTGACCCTGGACGCCCGGAGCCGGGGTTTCGCCACCGACAACCTGCCCGCCGACGCCCTGCCCATTCCCACCGGGGAGCGCACGCTCCACCTCGCGGATACCGCCACGGCCCGGCTCGCGGCGGGAGCGGCCTTGGATGGCGGGATTCCCGCCAGCCTCGACGGCCAAGCCTATCTGGGCACGGATCAAGTCGAGCGGGGCGGCTTCGCCAGCCTCGCGCTCAAAGTCGCCGTCGCGGCCCCCGGTACACCGGGCTTCCATGCGGAATTCCCCAAGCAAGGCCGTCTCCAGTTCGAGGGCGATGTTTCCCTGAAGCTCGCCAAGTCCCTGACCTTGGACAGCCCCATCCTGGCCTGGAACCGCGGCCAGCCGGGCGATACCGGCACGGTGGACCTGAGCGCCCACAGCGCGACCTTGGGTTCCAGCCTGAACCGGACCGGTGCTTATGGGACGCGGAGCGGCGACGGGCGTTTGAACCTCGAAGCCGATTGGATCGACCTCACCGGCTCGACCGAACTGCAAGGCTTCCAGCAAGCCGGCCTCCACAGCCGCAACGATATCCGCCTGATCGGCCTCAATCCCAACGCGGAAGGCGATTTGCTGGGGCAATTCGCGGCGGCGGGCGAAATCGACCTCGCCGCCCGGCAAATCTATCCCAGCACTTTGAGCCAGTTCACCCTCCAAATCGACCCGGAGCAAAACCCCGATGGACTCATCCGCATCCTGCCGGGCGATGCCCAGGCCAAAGCCCCCTTGTCGGCGGGCGGGCAACTGAGCCTTGCGGCGGCGCGGATCGACAGCCAAGGCGTACTCCGCGCCCCCTTGGGCCAGATCAAGCTCAGCGCCGGGCAAAGCCTGGATTTGGCGGCGGGCAGCCTGACTTCGGTTTCGGCCCAGGGCTTGGTCATCCCGTTTGGCCGCACCCAGGGCGGGCTGGATTGGATTTTCCCCTTGGGGGCCGACGACCGGGTCATATCATCGCCGCCCGCCAAATCCATTCAACTCAAGGGCCAGGCGGTCCGGGTCGCCCGCGGGGCCAAGCTCGACCTCTCAGGTGGCGGCGATTTGCAGGCGTTCGAATTCATCCAAGGGCCGGGCGGCTCCACCGACCAACTCGATCCCAACGACCCCGGCTACACGGACGGTTCATTCACCTATCAAGAGAAATACGCGATCCTGCCCCAGCTCGGCAGCGCCTATGCGCCCTACGATCCCATCGAATTCCAGGCTTCCGGCCTGAAGCTGGGCGATAGCATTTATCTCGGCGCGGGCAGTGGCCTACCCGCCGGGCGCTATGTCTTGCTGCCCGCCCATTACGCGCTGTTGCCGGGTGCCTTCCTGGTCACGCCGCAAACCGGCACCACCGATCTGCCCATGGGTTCGCATTACACCCGGCTGGATGGCTCGACCGTGGTCGCGGGCTATCGCTATACGGCGGACACCGGGTTCCGCGACGCCCGCACCAGCGGCTACACGGTCGAACCGGGCCGCATCGCCCGCACCCGTTCGGAATACGAAGTCCACCGCGCCAACGCCTTCTATCCCCAACGCGCCCAGGATCGAGACCAAACCACGCCGCGCCTGCCCCTGGACGCGGGCGGTCTCTCGGTCACCGCGGACCAGTCCTTGCAACTGGCGGGCACGCTCTCGGCCAACGCCGTGGGCGGTGGGCGCGGCGGACGGGTGGATATCGCCGCCAGCCGCTTGAGCATCGTTCCCACCGAGGCCAGCGCGGACAGCGTGGACGATGGCAGCGTCGCCCTCGCCGCCGACGATCTCAACCGGCTGAATGTGGAAAGCCTCCTGCTCGGCGGCAACCGCAGCGGCGGCGACGACGGCGCGACCCGCCTCAAACTCACCGCCCAATCCGTGACCGTCGCTCCGGGCACCTCGTTGCAAGGCCAGGAAATCATCCTGGCGGCCCAGGACCGGGTGGAAATCGGCGCGGGAGCCACGTTGCAAGCCCAAGGCAAAGCCGTCGCGGGCGACGGCGTTTGGCAAATCGGCGCGGCGGACGGGACCTATACCGGCAGCGCCTTGGTGCGGCTCTCGACCGGCCCGCAAATCGACCTCAAAACCGACCCGCTGGCCGATGCGGCGCATACCGGCAGCCTCGCCGTGGACGCCGGCGCGGTGTTGAGCGCCACCGGCTCCATGGGGCTGTATGGCACCGTGGACAACCAGCTACAAGGCAGCCTAAAAATGGACGGCGGTTCCCTGGCCCTGGGCGCGGAACGGATCAGCCTGGGCAGCGCGCCCGCCGCCACGCCGGGTTTGATCCTCGGCGACGCTTTGCTGAACTCGCTCAAGGTGGACGAACTGCGCCTGACCACGTCCGGCAGCCTCGATGTCTATGGCGACGCCACGGTGAACGCCCAAAGTCTGGTGGTGGAAAGCGCCGGACTGCGCGGATGGGGCGCGGCGGGACAGACGGCCCGGATCACGGCGGACCAAGTGAGCTTCACCAATCCCGACGGCGCGGCGGCGACCGACCCTGGCACCGGGCTGGGCGATTTGGCGGTCACGGCCCAACACATCCAAATCGGTTCCGGCGACCAGGCCTGGAACGGCTTCCGCACGGTCTCGCTCGCGGCCAGCGATGCATTCTTGGCGGCGGGCGATGCCGCTTGGCGGGTGGACAGCGATTTGTCGATGGCTATCGGCAAGTTCGCCGCCCTGGCCGGTGCCCATCTCGCCCTGGACGCGGGAACCCACCGCGTCACGCTCAACCCGCTCGCGGGTGGGAAACCCGCCAGCGTGGCCGAGGGTTTGGGTGCCCGCTTGGATATACAGGCTGGATCGATCTCGGTGGCGACACCCATCGTCCTGCCCGCCGGTTCCCTGAATTTGGCCGCGAGCGGCGATATCGCCCTGAACAGCGGTGCCTTGCTCGACGCCGGAGGCCGGGCGGTGACTTTGGGTGGGAAAACGCTGTACGCGCCGGGCGGCAGCGTGGCCCTGTCCTCGACGGCGGGCAATATCGACTTGGCGGCGGGGGCGCGGATCACGGTGGCGGCGGACGCGGGCGGCGGCGATGCCGGCAGCCTGAAATTCTCGGCGGGACAGGGCCGGGTCAATCTGAACGGTGGCTTGTCGGCGCAAGCGGGCCAGGCGGGCGCGGGCGGTTCGTTCAGCCTGGACGCGCTGAACTTGGGCCTGGCCCATTTCTCCGCCTTGAATATCCAGCTGCAAGCCGCCGGTTTCAACGAGAGCCTTTCCCTGCGGCTCAGGCAAGGCGATATCGCCATCGCCCAGGGCGACACGGTCCGCGCACACAGCCTAAATCTCACCGCCGACAACGGCACCATCACCCTGTCCGGCAGCCTCGACGCCCGCGGCGACCAGGGCGGCGCGGTGGCTTTGAACGCCGGGCAAACCGTGCTGTTGACCCGCACGGCCCGGATCGAGGCCAGCGCCACGGCCAGCGACGGCGATGGCGGGACGGTGGTCCTCGATGCGCTGGGCGATGGTAGCCGCGCCAGCGGGGTCCAGATCGAAGCGGGCGCGAACATCGACGTGGCGGCGGGCGGCAGCGGCCAGGGCGGCACGGTGCGGGTGCGGGCCGGGCGGGTCGGCGCGGACGACGCCGCCGTCGCCATCGCCCCCGGCACGGTCGGCGGCGCGGCCACGCTGGAAGTCGAAGCGGTGCGGGTCTACCGCGACATACCGCTGACCAATGCCAATATCGCCGCTTGGTATGCGGATACCTCGGCCTATATGGACGCCGCCGCCAATAATCCCGATCTGCAAACCCGGCTTGGCGGTTTCCAATTGACGCCCGGACTCGATATCCAAGCCAGCGGCGATCTAAACCTCGACCTGGGCGGCAGCCTCGCGGGCCACACCTGGACCGCGACCGGCACCGCCAATGTCTGGACCACCCGCCTAGACGATATCGCCGGGCCGGTCGGCGGCCTGACCCAGATCGGCTCCGACGGCACGGCCCGGACCTTGGCCGCCGGCGCGTCCAGCCTGCTGAGCAGCGATGGCAGCTATTATTTCGACGCCGATCCGGCCTCGCCCACGTTCCGGCAATTGTTCGTGCGGGTCTTCCCCAGCGGCGGCGGCAACCGCTACGATCCCGGCCAAATCAAGGGCGATTTGGTCGAAGCCAATGGCTGGGACTTCTCGTTCCCGGACAGCCAGGGCAACGCCTGGCGCTTCGGTCCCGACCAGGTGCCGGGCTATCTGACACTGCGGGCGGCGGGCGGCTTGACGATAGGCCAGAACCTCTCCGATGGCTTCGTCACCTATAACGCCCAATCCTTGGCGAACTTCTTCCAGATCGACGGCACGGCCCCCAACTGGCTGGATACCCTGATGCCACAAACCGGTTTCTCCTGGAGCTACCGGCTGGCGGCGGGCGCGGACCTCGGCAGCGCCGACCCCGCGGCGACCACGGGCGCGGCCTACGACCTCGTCATCGGCGCGGGCGCGTCGGTGCGCACCGGCACCGGCGATATCAGCGCCACGGCCAGCGGCGATATCAGGCTCACCGACTCGCGCTCCACGATCTATACGGCGGGCCGTCCCACCGACGCCCAGCGCTACGGCAGCTTCGGTTTCGACCTGACCCGCAAAGCCTTCTACGCCGAATATCCGGTCGATGGCGGCGATCTGAGCCTCAGCGCCCAGGGCGATATCATCGGCGCGGCCACATCGCAATTCATGTCGGATTGGCTGGTGCGCACCGGCGGTTGGAACCCCGACGACGGCATCGACGCCAAGGACCGGCCCACGGCCTGGGGCATCGCTTTCGATAATCTGGTGGTGGCGGGTTCGGCCGACGCCGAAACCCAGAACCTCAAATCCGGCTTCCGGCAAAACCTGGGCGCGTTGGGCGGCGGCGATATCACGGTGCAGGCGGGCGGTACGGTGCGCGACCTCTCGGCCATGCTGCCGACCACGGCCAAGCCGACCGGACCGGTCGGCGACGACGGCCAAATCACCCAGAATACCCAGCGGGTGCGCGGCGGCGGCGATTTGCGGGTCGTGGCGGGCGGGGATATCGCGGGCGGGGTGTTCTATGTGGAACAGGGCACGGCCCAGTTGACCGCCCAGGGCGCGGTGACCGGCGGTTCCCAATACACGGCGGGTCCGGTGTTCGCCCTGGGCGATGCCCGCTTCGAGGTCCGCGCCGCCCAGGGCATCGCGGTGGGCGCGGCTTTGAATCCCTTCACGCTCACGGCCTCCGCATACACCGACAAGACGGCTTATTTCTCCACCTACTCGGCCCGATCCAGCCTCAACCTGCAAAGCTCGGCGGGCACGGTGGCGCTCAACAACGATGCCAGCGTCATCCAGCAGAATTATCTCCTGTACGACGCCACCACGCCCAACGGACGCCCGGTGTTGAGCGATATCGACGCCGCCCGGATGCTGACCCTCTATCCCGGCTCGCTGCAAGCCTACGCCCTCGGCGGCGGGCTTGTGGTCGGGCATTCCTTCGACCTGTTCCCGGCGGCGCAGGGCGATTTGGAATGGCTGGCGGACGGCGATATCCATTTCGACCAGGGCGAACAGGTGTTCATCAATCAATCCGACACCGATCCCGCGTTGCTGCTGCCGGTTTCGGCCCCCCAAGCCAGCCTCAACGAGGCTTCCAAGCGGCTGGATATTTTCAACCTCGCCAACACCGATTTCCTGCATGCCGCCGTGCCGGTCCATCAGGACGATCCCGATCCGGTGTTGATCGCTTCCGAACACGGCGATATCGTGTCGGACCACGCTTCCCTGCTCGTTACCGCCGAACCCGCCACGATCAGCGCGGGCCGGGATATCGTGGGACTGGGCCTGGAACTCCAAAACCTCCGCGCCAACGATATTTCCGAAATCCGGGCCGGGCGCGATATCCGCTTCCCCATCCTGCGCGACCCCGTCACCGGCGACCTGGACAGCGGCCTCGACGGCCTGCCGATCTCGGCGGCGGGACCGGGCCAGTTGCAGGTGCTGGCCGGGCGCGACCTGGACCTCGGCACTTCGGCGGGCATCACCACGCTGGGCAATCTGACCAATCCCGCGCTTCCCGCGGGCGGGGCGTCGATAGCGGCCTGGGCCGGTTTGGGCCGGGCACCGGATTATCAAGCCTTCATCCAGACCTATCTGCAAGGCCGCTATGCCGGGCCATTGACCTTGTATATGCGGGCCTTGCTGGGCGACCCCAACTTGGACACCACCACCGCCCTGGCCCGTTTCCAAGCCCTGCCCGCCGTGCGCCAGCGGGAATTGATCCTGGCCGTGCTGTTCCGGGAACTCAAGGCCGCCGGGATCGCCGCCGCCCGGACCACCGATCCCGCCCGCCGCGCCGCCGCCTACCGCCGCGGCGGACAAGCCATCGCGACGCTATTGCCGGGGCAGGATTATCAAGGCGATATGAAGCTGTTCTTCAGCAAGATACAAACCCTGGACGGCGGTGATATCCAGCTCATGGCCCCCGGCGGCTTGATCGATGTCGGCCTCGCGACCGCCTTCAGCGGTAACAAGACGGCGGCGGATTTGGGCATCGTGGCGCAGCGCTCGGGGCGGATCGAGGCGCTGTCGGAGGGCGATTTGCAGGTGAACCAATCCAGGGTGTTCACCTTGGGCGGCGGCGATATCACCCTATGGTCGGAAGCTGGGAATATCGACGCCGGGCGCGGGGCTAAGGCGGCGCTGTCGGCCCCCGCCCCGACCTATAGCTTCGACGCCAAGGGCAATCTGGTGGTGGTGTTCCCGGCGGCGGTATCGGGCAGCGGCATCCGGGCGCAATCGGGTTCCACCGGCACCGATATCGGCGCGGACGACACCGCCGCCAGCCCCTTGACCGGCATCTTCGGCGACAGCGCCCGCGCCGCCCGCTTCGGCGATGTCACCCTGGTCGCCCCCCGCGGCGTGGTGAACGCGGGCGAGGCCGGCATTGGCGGCAAGAATGTCGCCATCGCCGCCACCGCCATCATCGGCGTGTCCAACATTCAAGTCACGGGCAACCTGACCGGGGCACCGCCGCCCCCGCCTTCGCTCGCGGCGGTGCTGACCGGGGCCAACACCCTGGCCGCCGGCGCGAACACCGCCGCCCAATCGGCCCTGGATGAAAACCTCGCCGCCACCCGCGCACAGGTCCAAACCCCGGCGACCGGCCCTACCGGGCCGGTCCAGCAATCCAGCCTCCATGCCCAAGTGGTCGGCTTCGGCCAATGCAGCCTGGGCGATATCCGGCGGGGCAGCGACGGCTGCCGTTGA